A region of Pyxidicoccus parkwaysis DNA encodes the following proteins:
- a CDS encoding serine/threonine protein kinase, producing MPTSRALLLPAVILLVMSSACTTTGGVSLRPDGSPGPQECSEKALEAMRYLKLHVGDAALVELDANQMRSRRITLYDGPVESVLMRDLGPLETTTRLYGQVWTSGPQVVVRYYKAHPPDGEEVPICAVARLSEDQLRKRPESKPGTAILDGSMASAVMVNAFR from the coding sequence ATGCCCACCAGCCGAGCCTTACTGCTCCCCGCTGTCATCCTACTTGTGATGTCCTCAGCATGCACCACGACCGGTGGAGTCTCGCTGCGCCCGGACGGCTCTCCTGGCCCGCAGGAGTGTTCAGAGAAGGCGCTCGAAGCCATGCGCTACCTGAAGCTGCATGTGGGGGACGCCGCGCTCGTGGAACTGGACGCGAACCAGATGAGGTCACGCCGCATCACCCTCTACGACGGTCCTGTTGAGAGCGTCCTCATGCGCGATCTGGGCCCGCTGGAGACGACAACCCGTTTGTACGGACAGGTCTGGACGAGCGGGCCGCAGGTCGTCGTCCGGTATTACAAGGCTCACCCACCGGACGGTGAAGAGGTGCCCATCTGCGCGGTGGCTCGGCTGAGCGAGGACCAACTGCGGAAGCGGCCCGAATCGAAGCCCGGCACGGCCATTCTCGATGGCTCCATGGCGTCTGCCGTCATGGTCAATGCGTTCCGGTGA
- a CDS encoding glutamine synthetase family protein translates to METKGLRTFLEIPYDDLEERNLRVKEQRLKHESADKIREERLKYLTDERNLKAVTVCFTDLEGRLHMLDYDKKFLLKSADNLTFDGSSIRGFSQQAESDLRLNVDWGSFYWLPSDIFGPGKVLVFSEVLERDGTPYHADMRGQLKRVTEAMYQKDGTVFHAAPEVEGFLFKGRDAERHYHETGKFEFLSTGGYYHSLPGDPLRAFIDKAAEAQRAMGFQNEKDHPEVAPSQFEMNFSYSEALISADQIQLYKLLCRQVAAQMDTTACFLPKPVTGVNGNGMHMNMSLSKGGKNLFYEKGGQDGLSQMGWDFIDRLLTNANDICLVLNSSVNAYRRLDPHFEAPNQIKASANNRGAMVRIPYGNERSARVECRSVAPDANPYLVLYTLLRTGLEGPQPQEDAETKRSRTRFLPDNIFDAVRLFKGSQFVTNILGENVQSKFAELKTASAERCPKQLGTRVKEAEIMFHHEVTNQYLWSQF, encoded by the coding sequence ATGGAGACGAAGGGTCTGCGGACGTTCCTGGAGATTCCCTACGACGACCTGGAGGAGCGCAACCTCCGCGTGAAGGAGCAGCGCCTCAAGCACGAGTCGGCCGACAAGATTCGTGAGGAGCGCCTCAAGTACCTCACCGATGAGCGCAACCTGAAGGCCGTCACCGTGTGCTTCACCGACCTCGAAGGCCGGCTGCACATGCTGGACTACGACAAGAAGTTCCTGCTCAAGAGCGCCGACAACCTCACCTTCGACGGCTCGTCCATCCGCGGCTTCTCGCAGCAGGCGGAGAGCGACCTGCGCCTGAACGTGGACTGGGGCTCGTTCTACTGGCTGCCCTCGGACATCTTCGGCCCGGGCAAGGTGCTGGTGTTCAGCGAGGTGCTGGAGCGCGACGGCACGCCGTACCACGCCGACATGCGCGGCCAGCTCAAGCGCGTCACCGAGGCCATGTACCAGAAGGACGGCACGGTGTTCCACGCGGCCCCCGAGGTGGAGGGCTTCCTCTTCAAGGGCCGTGACGCCGAGCGCCACTACCACGAGACGGGCAAGTTCGAGTTCCTCTCCACCGGCGGCTACTACCACTCGCTGCCCGGAGACCCGCTGCGCGCCTTCATCGACAAGGCGGCCGAGGCGCAGCGCGCCATGGGCTTCCAGAACGAGAAGGACCACCCCGAGGTGGCCCCCAGCCAGTTCGAGATGAACTTCTCGTACAGCGAGGCGCTCATCTCCGCGGACCAGATTCAGCTCTACAAGCTGCTGTGCCGCCAGGTGGCCGCGCAGATGGACACCACCGCCTGCTTCCTCCCGAAGCCGGTGACGGGCGTCAACGGCAACGGCATGCACATGAACATGTCGCTGTCCAAGGGCGGCAAGAATCTCTTCTACGAGAAGGGCGGCCAGGACGGCCTCAGCCAGATGGGCTGGGACTTCATCGACCGGCTCCTCACCAACGCGAACGACATCTGCCTGGTGCTCAACTCCAGCGTCAACGCGTACCGCCGCCTGGACCCGCACTTCGAGGCGCCGAACCAGATCAAGGCCAGCGCCAACAACCGCGGCGCCATGGTCCGCATCCCCTACGGCAACGAGCGCAGCGCGCGCGTCGAGTGCCGCTCGGTGGCGCCGGATGCCAACCCGTACCTCGTGCTCTACACGCTGCTGCGCACCGGCCTGGAGGGCCCGCAGCCGCAGGAGGACGCGGAGACGAAGCGCAGCCGCACCCGCTTCCTGCCGGACAACATCTTCGACGCCGTCCGCCTCTTCAAGGGCAGCCAGTTCGTCACCAACATCCTGGGTGAGAACGTGCAGAGCAAGTTCGCGGAGCTGAAGACGGCCTCCGCGGAGCGCTGCCCGAAGCAGCTCGGCACCCGCGTGAAGGAGGCCGAAATCATGTTCCACCACGAGGTCACCAACCAGTACCTCTGGAGCCAGTTCTAG
- a CDS encoding DUF2381 family protein produces MRLSLPVRSFLILVLVALSGAQAKDKYDEPLLRPIMLSEHPTDGTHSIYVKGQVVTTLRFEQPVDPTKTKMLGWEGRLEPLAVVRNKVILEPIRDLNKDEGIPLVVTLADGTEVPFLVRPPWREKDSGGWPPVLDQQVDVFKDRESYASMYAALKDALKKNDALTEENERFRKEENSIDHAYATLLANGQAKKTPFRFVASARPKDPDMEMVVEVYSGQGKAAAVIYLTNTGYGDTWEFADAFLTRDLTSYTKQPFALRMTRSEIAPGQSGAIAVVADKSAFEKDGQLVDLALQIFRADGNQQVMVRMDRTLVRQ; encoded by the coding sequence ATGCGACTCAGCCTGCCCGTCCGGTCTTTCCTGATTCTTGTCCTGGTGGCCTTGTCGGGCGCGCAGGCCAAAGACAAGTACGACGAACCGCTGCTGCGTCCCATCATGCTGTCCGAGCACCCGACAGATGGCACTCACTCTATCTACGTGAAGGGGCAGGTCGTCACGACTCTTCGGTTCGAGCAGCCCGTAGACCCAACCAAGACGAAGATGCTCGGTTGGGAAGGGCGGCTTGAGCCGCTGGCGGTGGTCCGCAACAAGGTCATCCTTGAACCGATTCGTGACCTCAACAAGGACGAGGGCATTCCCCTGGTCGTGACGCTGGCTGATGGAACCGAGGTTCCGTTCCTCGTGAGGCCCCCGTGGAGAGAGAAGGACAGCGGCGGATGGCCGCCGGTTCTCGACCAGCAGGTTGACGTGTTCAAAGACCGGGAGAGCTATGCGTCCATGTACGCGGCACTGAAGGACGCCCTCAAGAAGAACGACGCCCTCACCGAAGAGAACGAACGCTTCCGCAAGGAAGAGAACTCCATCGACCATGCCTACGCAACGCTTCTTGCGAACGGGCAGGCGAAGAAGACGCCGTTCCGATTCGTGGCATCCGCCCGCCCGAAGGACCCGGACATGGAAATGGTCGTCGAGGTCTACTCGGGCCAAGGCAAAGCCGCAGCCGTAATTTATCTGACGAACACCGGCTACGGCGACACATGGGAGTTCGCGGATGCCTTCCTGACGCGCGACCTGACGAGCTACACGAAGCAGCCCTTCGCGCTTCGGATGACTCGTTCCGAGATTGCTCCAGGGCAGTCAGGAGCCATCGCCGTCGTGGCCGACAAGAGCGCCTTCGAGAAGGACGGGCAGCTCGTGGACCTGGCCCTCCAGATTTTCCGGGCCGACGGGAACCAACAGGTCATGGTGCGAATGGATCGCACTCTGGTTCGGCAGTAG
- a CDS encoding SDR family oxidoreductase: MDFGLKGRRALVMGGSAGLGYAIAEALVKEGATVAICSRGGEKLEKAAKQLGAALAVPCDLNQPGAAKRLVEETVAKLGGVDVLVVNTGGPPAGGFESLTGEQWQLGFQSLWMAAVDGIQAALPGMKERKWGRVVLVTSLAAREAMSNLTISNGLRAGLLGLVKTVSNEVAQYGVTINAVLPGYHATERMTQLGLTDEKVAPQIPARRLGRPEELAAVAAFLASEPASYVTGQSIVVDGGAQRGF; this comes from the coding sequence ATGGATTTCGGACTGAAGGGTAGGCGCGCGCTGGTGATGGGTGGCTCCGCGGGCCTCGGCTACGCGATTGCCGAGGCGCTGGTGAAGGAAGGCGCCACGGTGGCCATCTGCTCGCGCGGCGGCGAGAAGCTGGAGAAGGCCGCGAAGCAACTGGGCGCGGCGCTCGCGGTGCCGTGCGACTTGAACCAGCCCGGGGCGGCGAAGCGGCTGGTGGAAGAGACTGTTGCCAAGCTGGGCGGCGTGGACGTGCTGGTGGTGAACACGGGTGGACCTCCGGCGGGCGGCTTCGAGTCGCTGACGGGCGAGCAGTGGCAGCTCGGCTTCCAGAGCCTGTGGATGGCGGCGGTGGACGGCATCCAGGCGGCGCTGCCGGGCATGAAGGAGCGCAAGTGGGGCCGCGTCGTCCTGGTGACGTCGCTGGCCGCGCGCGAGGCGATGTCGAACCTCACCATCTCCAACGGCCTGCGCGCGGGCCTGCTGGGGCTGGTGAAGACGGTGAGCAACGAGGTGGCGCAGTACGGCGTCACCATCAACGCGGTGCTGCCGGGCTACCACGCGACGGAGCGGATGACGCAGCTCGGGCTCACCGACGAGAAGGTGGCGCCGCAGATTCCCGCGCGGCGGCTGGGACGTCCGGAGGAGCTGGCCGCGGTGGCCGCGTTCCTCGCGTCGGAGCCGGCGTCGTACGTCACCGGCCAGTCCATCGTCGTGGATGGCGGTGCGCAGCGCGGCTTCTAG
- a CDS encoding alpha/beta hydrolase family protein, whose protein sequence is MNSMWVLDAPPPAADARIAYGSLEHQFGDLRLPSGSGPHPVVIVIHGGFWRAKYDLEHIGHVCAELTRQGFATWSLEFRRVGNEGGGWPGTFEDVALGTDFLRTLARSHPLDLSRVVALGHSAGGHLAAWLGARHRLPVGSVLHSADPLPLCGVVSLAGVVDLERAFELKLSDNITEAFLGGPPSRVPERYRAASPSLLQPLGIPHVLVHGTEDDTVPVSMSEAFHARGLGLGDAVRLTVLPGAGHFEVIDPRSREWPRVVEAVRSLLVEL, encoded by the coding sequence ATGAACTCGATGTGGGTGCTCGATGCACCGCCGCCGGCAGCGGATGCGCGGATTGCGTATGGCTCGCTGGAGCACCAGTTCGGTGACCTGCGGCTGCCCTCGGGTTCGGGGCCACATCCGGTCGTCATCGTCATCCACGGCGGTTTCTGGCGCGCGAAGTATGACCTGGAGCACATCGGCCACGTTTGCGCCGAGCTCACGCGCCAGGGCTTCGCCACGTGGAGCCTGGAGTTCCGCCGCGTCGGCAACGAGGGCGGCGGCTGGCCCGGGACGTTCGAGGACGTGGCGCTCGGCACGGACTTCTTGCGCACCCTGGCGCGCTCGCACCCATTGGACCTCTCGCGCGTGGTGGCGCTCGGCCACTCAGCGGGCGGGCATCTGGCGGCGTGGCTCGGCGCGCGTCACCGGCTGCCGGTGGGCAGCGTGCTCCACAGCGCGGACCCGCTGCCTCTGTGCGGCGTGGTGTCCCTGGCGGGCGTCGTGGACCTGGAGCGCGCCTTCGAATTGAAGCTCAGTGACAACATCACGGAAGCCTTCCTCGGCGGCCCGCCTTCCCGCGTGCCAGAACGCTACCGCGCGGCGTCACCTTCACTCCTCCAGCCACTCGGCATTCCGCACGTGCTGGTGCACGGCACCGAGGACGACACCGTGCCCGTGTCCATGAGCGAGGCCTTCCACGCGCGCGGCCTCGGGCTCGGTGACGCCGTGCGACTCACCGTCCTCCCAGGCGCGGGGCACTTCGAGGTCATCGACCCGCGCTCGCGTGAGTGGCCCCGGGTGGTGGAGGCGGTACGCTCTCTGCTCGTGGAGTTGTAG